The segment ATTGGGCAGCTTGGAAGCAAGATGAAAACCGAGTAGGCAGAATCCTCTCTGCTTTTTGTATGAGGGGGAAGGGTGAGTGAAAAGGTTTGCCTAAGTCATGACATCGCTTGGTCGGTGTCATGATCCTCTCATGTCGGTGTCATAATATTTTTTGAGCTTGATATAGAGTGAGTAGAGGCGAAAGATCTAGCTAATTTTTCAGGTGGATATCAAGCAGAATCTATCTTTCTGTTCTTTCATTTTCTGGAATACGGATGCTTCCACAACCATCAACTAGAGTAGCTCCATTTACTTTTACCAGCTGAAGAGCTAGTCGGAAGTCTGCCCAGTTTTTCCCTTTTACCACAAGAGCACCTTTCTGTTTATCGAAAGTATCTAGCTCAAAACCAGCTTCGGGATAATCTTGTGCATCGAAGATGGGATCGGCTTCCAAACCAAGTTCGGGATCATCTTTATAAGCTTGGTCGATGATAGCCTTGAGCGTTGCATTAAAACTTGGAGTAGTCAGTTTGCTAGAGTAAACCCATTCCATATTACTGTTCAACTCTCTATTTTGGTTGCATCTATCTACATAACTATTTATGAAAGCCAAAGCTTTATTCGCATCCTCTTCCGTAAAAAGAGAAGTTGAAGCTGAGAGACTGTTCTGCTCAGTAGTTATAGCATCTGTAGGCTGCGTGTTTGTATTCTGTTTTTGAGGCTTACAACTGCTCATTATCAGGATAAATGCCGAGAGAAAAAGAAGTGTTGAATATTTCAAGATTGAGTATAATTGGGTGATAACTAAAAGAATAGAGAGTACCAACTCTTAAAAACAAAAGTAGGAAATAAGTATTATTCGTACTAATTATTCCTACTCTTTATTTAATAAGATGCTTCTATTTTTTTTGATAAATTCTAAATTTGCATTGATATGTATGTCATCACTAAGAACAGCATTAGGATACTTGCTTCCTACATTGAAATCTAATCTTTTGATGATGCCCACCACCTGAAATCCAGCAACCGTATTACCCGATTTCTCATCATTGTACGAGCCATAGTAAATAGCATTTAGCTCAACTAGTTTTTTACACCTTTTAGAGTTAGGTAGCCATAAATCTTGGCAAAACTATCACCATTGGGCACTACAGATGTACTCTCAAAGGTAAGGTTGGGATACTTTTCAACTTCAAAAAAATCGGCAGTACGAAGATGCTCATCTCTCATTTTAATATTAGTATTGATGCTAGCAGTCTTCGCTTCTAGCTTGATGCTGAGGTCGGATAAATCTTCTTTAGATAGCTCTGCTACAACACTAAAGTCATTAAATAAACCTTGAACTTGTGATACACCCATGTGTTTTACATAAAAACCAAGTTGTGAATGACCAGGGTCATGATTCCATACTTTCTTTGCATTACTTTGTTGAGCAAAACCCACCAGAGGTAGATTCATTGTTATCAACAAGATTAGGGTTAAAACTCTCATATTCTATAGATAAATGTTAATATGCTTCGGGTAGAATATTACGTATAGCAGTGGTTCTGCTAAGTCATATTCAGTTATGAAACAATGAGATAGACTATAATGTTTCTTGAGGGTTGGCAAACTTACCAATGAAACTTCTTCTACTTAATTAACACATCTCCAAGAGTATGCGATGAGCAATATGACAGTCTGAATGGCTAGGAATCTGTTATTACTTACCAAAAAACATAATTTAGATATCTGTCTCCACTTATGAAAAGCCAATAACTAAATAATAAAAGGATACATAGTAAGATTATCTCAACGATTATCGAGTTTCTATGTTTTCTTTTTATTGCATGATACAATGAAAAAGAACGACGCCATAGTCCGACTATAAACAGTATTGTTACGCCGTACAAAAAGAGAGTAAAGAAAATGTCTAATGCTTTTTCCATATTATTTCATTCTGCTGATTTTATCTAAATTTAAGAATAAATAACAAAATGCTCTACTTTCTCTCCATGATTTATCAAATTATCTTATTCCCCCCATTTTTCTAAAACCTTCATGAGTTTTTCTTCTTCTACCACTTGGATGGGTACTCCCTGAGATTGTAGTTCGTGGATACGTTTGAGTTTGGCAGGACCAGCCTTTTCTCCTTTCAATACGAAGTTGGTACGTGAAGAGATGGAAGTATTTATTTTTGCCCCCAGTTGTTGAATCTGTTCGGCAAGCTCCATCCGATCTCTTTGAAAAGTACCCGTAATCACTACCTTCTGATTGTAAAAGGGGTTCTGAGGATTGGCTTGCGACAGATCTTGTTTCAAAACATCTCCCGTAAGCACTCGGTAAGTTGATTTCTTCTTTTGTTGAGGAATACGTGAAAACTGAGGGTGCAGCCCTTGCTGATAGTTGATGTAAAACTGGGCACAAC is part of the Bacteroides coprosuis DSM 18011 genome and harbors:
- a CDS encoding hypothetical protein (KEGG: lba:Lebu_1891 hypothetical protein~SPTR: Putative uncharacterized protein;~IMG reference gene:2504106967), whose product is MSSCKPQKQNTNTQPTDAITTEQNSLSASTSLFTEEDANKALAFINSYVDRCNQNRELNSNMEWVYSSKLTTPSFNATLKAIIDQAYKDDPELGLEADPIFDAQDYPEAGFELDTFDKQKGALVVKGKNWADFRLALQLVKVNGATLVDGCGSIRIPENERTER